The Natronospira proteinivora genomic sequence TTGGCGATTTCGGGGCCAACCCCGCCCAGCTGTTTGTGACCGAAGGCATCGGTGCTGCCGGCATCGGCGATGAAGTTGCCCTCTGCATCCCGGGTGCCTTCCGAGACCACCACGGTGCAGTAGCCGTATTCCTTGACCGCGTGATCCACCTTGGCCAGGAATTTCTCCTTGTCGAAGGCGATCTCCGGGAAGAGGATGACATGAGGCGGCTCTTCTTCGGTCTTTCCGGCCAGGCCACCGGCCGCCGCAATCCAGCCGGCATGCCGCCCCATGACTTCCAGCACGAAGACCTTGGTGGAGGTCCGTGCCATGGACATCACGTCCAGGGAGGCCTCCAGGGTAGAGACGGCAATGTATTTGGCTACCGAGCCGAAGCCGGGACAGGTGTCGGTGATGGGCAGGTCATTGTCCACCGTCTTGGGGACATGGATGGCCTGAATGGGGTAGCCCATGGTTTCCGACAGTTGCGAGACCTTCAGGCAGGTGTCGGCCGAATCACCGCCGCCGTTGTAGAAGAAATAGCCAATGTTATGCGCCTTGAAGACTTCAATAAGCCGCTCGTATTCAGCCTGGTTCTCTTTCAGGCTCTTGAGCTTGTAGCGGCAGGAGCCGAAGGCGCCGCCGGGGGTATGTTTGAGCGCGGCAATGGCCTCATTGCTCTCTTGGCTGGTGTCGATCAGGTCTTCGGTGAGTGCGCCGATAATGCCGTCCCGCCCGGCGTAGACGGTGCCAATCTGGTCATCATGTTCGCGGGCGGCTTCGATCACGCCGGCGGCGGTGGCATTGATTACGGCGGTGACTCCGCCGGATTGGGCGTAAAATGCGTTGCGTCGGGACATGAGCTGGTATTCCTCCCGCTATTGGGTCCATGGCAATCGAGGGAACGACTGCTTGCTTGTTGGGTAGCAAGCAGCCTATCGCAGTCCCGTAAGGATAACGGAAATTGCCCTTGAATGCCGCCCGCCAAGGCCTTGACGGTGTCTCCCTTTCCGATAGGGTAAGGTCGATAGTGGGTGGATTTTCCGCATTAGGCGCATGCGCTTTATATTGCTTAATTGCGTGAAAGCGGATTTTGGGCCAGAATCGTGCCCAATCCTGCCGCTTAAAGGCGGCATTTCCACGAATTGGAACCAGCAAAGCGAGATTACACATGCGTATCGTCCTGCTTGGGGCCCCGGGTGCGGGGAAAGGAACACAGTCCCGCCGCCTGGTGGAGGCCTACGGAATTCCCCAGATCGCTACCGGTGATCTGCTTCGTGCGGCCTTGAAGGCCGGCACTGAACTTGGCATGAAGGCCAAGGCGGCCATGGATGCCGGGCAACTGGTTTCCGAT encodes the following:
- a CDS encoding 6-phosphofructokinase; translated protein: MSRRNAFYAQSGGVTAVINATAAGVIEAAREHDDQIGTVYAGRDGIIGALTEDLIDTSQESNEAIAALKHTPGGAFGSCRYKLKSLKENQAEYERLIEVFKAHNIGYFFYNGGGDSADTCLKVSQLSETMGYPIQAIHVPKTVDNDLPITDTCPGFGSVAKYIAVSTLEASLDVMSMARTSTKVFVLEVMGRHAGWIAAAGGLAGKTEEEPPHVILFPEIAFDKEKFLAKVDHAVKEYGYCTVVVSEGTRDAEGNFIADAGSTDAFGHKQLGGVGPEIANMVKAELGHKYHWAVADYLQRSARHLASATDLNQAVAVGRAAVEMALAGKNSVMPAIKRLSDEPYQWEIDEAPLADVANVEKKMPREFISEDGFGITEAGRRYLEPLIQGEAYPPYGEDGLPKYVKLRNASVPRKLPEFKLK